The genomic region TTATATCGGTTTTTATACGTGGGATCTTTCCCCAGAGGAATATGATCCTTGTCGCTTACTTGCACAGTTGAAGCACTTAAGGGTTTTGTCATTTCAATTCCTTCCTCTTGATGATTCAATAAGTGATTTGATCCATTTGCGTTATTTGGATCTCTCTTGTACACCTATGGTGACATTGCCAGAGTCAATGAGCAAATTGTATAATTTACAAACACTGAAGTTTACTGGTGGATATCTAGAAAAGCTTCCAAGCAACATGCAGGATCTTGTAAATTTGCTTCATTTGGATCTCTCTTCTACGGCAATTGAGGTATTGCCCGAGTCATTGAGCAAATTGCATAATTTACAAACGTTGAAGTTGAGAGAGTGTGAAAACCTGAAAAAGCTTCCAAGCAAGATGCAAGATCTTATAAATTTGCACCATCTCGATATTGAAGGTACTAAAATAGAAGAGATGCCGAAAAGGATGAGCAAATTAAAAGACCTACAGATTTTATGTTACTATATTGTCGGCGAGCGTGAAGAGAATGGGATAGGGGAATTGGGAGAACTTGTAAATCTTCAAGGGTCATTTCGTATTAAGAAATTAGAGAATGTGGTTGATAGCAGTGAAGCTTGGAAAGCAAGGATGGTTGATAAGAAATACATCAGTGATCTATATTTGAAGTGGTCATCAGGTGAAGATAGTGATATTGTTAATTCCCAAATCGAAAAAGATGTGCTTTGCAAATTAGAACCTCACAATGACCTGAAATATCTAAAAATAAAGGGTTACAGGTGTACCGTGTTTCCGGATTGGGTAGGGCAGTCTTCGTACCACAACATGACTGAATTGGAGCTGTGGAAATGCAGGAATTGTTGTGTGGTTCCTTCACTTGGACAGTTACCCTCTCTGGAGAGGCTGGTCATTAGAGAGCTCGACAAGGTGAAGAAGATTGGTGGGTCATTCTATAAGGGTGATGGAACTCATCAGCATCAGGAGACACCCTTCCGATCCCTTAAATCTCTGGAATTTTATTATATGTGTTGCTGGGAGGAATGGGAGtcatatgaatgtgatgatgatgatgatgatgcaccATTTCCGAAACTTGAGAAGCTCCGTATTTCTGAATGTCCAAAGTTAAGAGGAGATTTGCCCACTTTCCTTCCGTCTTTGAAAGAACTTGTCATTTCAGGATGCGAGGAGCTTGGTTGTTATCTGCCAAGAGCTCCCATCATTCGCGAATTAAGAATATTTTGCAAACAGGAAGCAAGAATGTGGGACCTATCACTTTCAATGTTGGAGAAACTATCCATTAATGGAGAGCAGCAGGTGGAGTATGTGTTTGATGCCATGTCTCACACCCAACCAACCTCTCTCACACTTTTAAGCATCGCAAACTGCTCATCAGCCATATCATTTTCAGGGATTTCTCTGCCCCCTTCATTGAAAGAGCTGTACATCTACGATTGCAAGAATGTAGAATTCACAATGCAACACCAACAACATCAGTCACTAACGAATCTTACAATACAGAACAGCTGTGATTCGCTTACATCCTTCGCATTGCCAGCATTCCCAAATCTCAAGGATCTCAGAATCGCAAGACGTGAAAATTTGACATCTCTGGAGGTGTCACAGTCACAGTCCCTCCGAGAATTATGGATTGAAGAATGCCCTAAGCTGGGGAAGATAATAAGGCTGCCTGCCTCTTTAGAGACTCTCAAAATCAGAGCATGTCCGTTGTTGGGTGAAGGCATAGAGAGGAAGGACCCCCACATTTGGCCATCCATTTCCCACATCCCCCGCATTCGACTTGATGGGAAACTGATTCTCAATGACTCAACATCTTAAAACAGGtaactctttttctctctcttccccAAAGGCACTTCGTCTTCACCAACATCAAATTCATTCTTTCATACATTATATTATCATTAACATAATTTTGTTCATACTGAATTTCATCAacccattttatttttttgtagtaaCAAGTCATGCTGCTTGTTTATCAAATCTACTCTACACTGTTTCAAATCATGTGTCTCATGTCCTTCTACTCTAAGTATAAAACTTTATCCTCTGTCATAACACTGTCAATCACCACTACAGCACATGGTCGGGGCAAATTTAGTTATCATGATAACAGAAAGGAATTCTGAGGCATGCCTTTTGACCAAATCTTGACTTTTCAGTTTTGAGTTGCATTATATGGTTGTTAGTGTATCATAACTCATATTTCAACTGGCCCATCTTCGCTATCACTCGTCTACTCCCACTTTTTAAGCTTCTCATCATTGGACCGTCGCACAACAAAATAGTAAAACATTTGGTCTCTTTTTTGCAGGAAGCATATCGGAATAAAGAGTTTGGTTGATATTCTCTGCAGTTGACAATTCATAATATTGTGATTTTTCGGATAAAAAGATGTCTATGATTGTAAGAAAAAAAGCATTTATGCCCCCAACTATATATTCCTGACTTCCTGTACTTGATTTGCTACACTTTCCTAAATCCTAATTTTCCTTACTTTTGTTGCAGTAACATTTTTGGGCTGCCTTGACCACCTTCCTTTTGCTATTTCCTCCCCTTCCAATTCAATGTTGGGTTTATTACTGCTTTTGCTGGTCTTGCCTTGAGAGTTGTAAGCAACTTTTCACTTTTTCATTGCATCCATATttgtttcatttttcttcttctgtaATGTGAACGAACATGTACATTATTGCTTAATGCCTTCTTGCCTTCTTCGTATGAATAATGGAATATAGATAAAATGGAAGAAAATATGATCTAGGAATACACACTTCTAATTCCAGTCAAATAATGATGCCTTGAGAAGCTTAATTAATTTTCCTAATTTTACCAAAGGTATTCAGGTAAAATTTTAAGTTACTCGTTGTTTCATTGCATGATGCATATTATACTCCTAGAACCATGTTTTCCAAAGATTAATTTTATTGGCACTGTTACCTCTGAATTTTGGTCGTTCTGGAAGTTATATATTATGAATGTCACTAGGGCTTATATATATTGGACTTGTACCCTCACTCTATCATATAGAGCACCAATGTCATTGCCAACTGTAGAGTGTAGAGAGTAGATGCATCAATTCTGATTGATTTAACCACCATGTATCTCAATCACTAAGCATATTCAAATTACATAGTAGTTGAGGACAAGGACACTGGACATTGCAAGCAAGAAATTACATTCTTAGTGATGtttgtcatttatttattttttcttgtggTAGCTATAGTATTAATCTATGTTGCCATGTTCTTCAGGTTGATAGGGTACATCAAGCATCTCATGAATTCCACCATGGCTCTATCAATTCAGAGCTCTTTGGCGCCGCTCAGATCCCTGGGAGCTCCAAGATGGGGCGGTGGATTGTTAGTCATCCTTAGGATTTAGATAAAGCTGTAGACAATTGGAACGAGGAAAATAGGCTCTTTTTAGAAAGCTGTTAAGGCCATTTAGGTAAAGATAGGACAGTTAGTAGGAGTAGTTGTTAGGTTAGTTACTATAATGGAATTGAGAATGTAATTGATGGGAATAAGGGTAGTGGCCTAAACAGTTAGTATTAGAAGGCTTGCTGATTTCATTGTCAAGCAAATTTTGATGTTGAATAAAAAAAACTGGAGAGTACCGCCTCTCTTTCCTCTTGTGGAGTTCTTAACCTTGGTCTAAACAAAGTGTTACATTGGTGTTTTTGCCGTTAACATATGGAGAGATTGGTATTGGACATAGGGGTGGGGATGAGATTGATAGTAAAACTTGTCATGTTTCATTTGATATTGATGGTAATGTTGCAGTCTCAAAAAATTTGGAAGCATGTGATAATTTTAAATTTGCAAGAACATTGTTAAGGGATGCCCTTCCATTATTACAACCTCAAAGGAAATAGTCCTTGTGTATGACTTTTACTATCAAAGCTGGAGAGCTTAAGAGTTTTTTCGTTTGAATGGTTTCCTCTTGATTCATTGGCCAATTCAACATTAAACTGATAAGTTTGTGTTATTTGGATCTTTCTGAATCATCTATAAAGATATAACCTGAGTCATCTACAAATATTGAAGTTGAATTGTTTGACTTTCTGGTGCCTGGTCCACAGATCTTCTTTGCATATGTTTACCACCTAAGGCAAGTTTGTATAATCTTTTCTACATCACATGAAATGGCACACtcattcttaattttatctcttcTAGAATGTCAGAAAGTCCTAGTATATCCTAGTGAATCAGTGCAGTTATTGTTAACTTCTATCAAATTGAAGCATTGAAGGTAGAAGCCATTTCTTCCAACTGCCATCTTTGACCTTCCATTAGGCATCAAAGGCAGAGAATGTGATGTTGTTTGAGACACCTCCAGAGCTGAGACGAGAATGGAGGTAGACAAGAAGCTAACTCTGGATTGACTTCAAGATTGCGAATTTTATCAAAATCTTAATTTTACCAGATAATGAATGTGCTTATCTGTTAGCGTAGTATAGGATACTGGTGTTTATGTACTGTTTGCAACGCATGTTGAATGGATATTCATTTTTAATTGTTATTCCTGCTAGTTTAACATCTTCTGAAACAATTCAAAAGGAAGAAATCAAATCATCTTGAGAATTATTATAGTATTATAAATAAAACCTTCCTATAAATAATCTGATATATAGCTTCTGCAGAATGCAATTTGTatataaaagaacaagaaaatcaTGCATTGTAAGCATTTTCAACTGAAATTTTTTCATGGAGCCTCTCTATTAGAATCTACCAACAATGATAGTAACGAGAATGAGATGATTCAGTCTATCCAAATTTATAGTAGCACAACAAAATTGTGCGAGTAAGTTGatagtttttatttattaatttatttttaaaaatataaaaaaccttATTGAAAGGTTAATTGTTTTTCCTTGTGAATGTGATTTCCTTTTTTTGATATTCTTTATTTGATAGGTTTTGTGCCCACGAATATGAAATTAAAAGACATGGCTGGAGCTGCTCTGGCTTACAAATGCATGGAGGTGGCATATATGAGGGTAGAATATAGCTTAATCATAAAATCACAATAGagtattcttttattttatttttatttattttattttttattttgggttGAAAAATTGTTACGCCTCGTGTAGCTCTATCACATATTTTCCGAACATTGTTCATCATGCTAGATGTCAGATTCATAAACAAAGGTTGGGGGAAAAAGCCTAATGTTGAACTAAACTAGTAGATTAAATTAAGATTTAACTAGTGGCAGCACTATCAACCTATGATGCATAGATACTTCAAACTAGTCACCGTATTTCCATTAGATACATGTCATGTCAAATACTTTGAAGATACGTATGGTTATATTTTGCCAATGTTATTAGATGTACACACACTTTCCCTTGTTACCTTGAACACTATAACTCTGGCAACAGCTTCAACTACGAGGGAATCTTCATTATCCCCTGCTGTAATTTATtagtataataaattaataatcatcATATCCGTGTAATCTATTACTAAGTAGAGAGTCTAACCATGTTAAATCCTTCTTGTCATGTGTTACCAATCAATTGTTATCCACATTTCGTTATCATGTTGGGTGGAGGAAGGCCCTCATGATTTAGATGGCCATAAATAGAATGGAAAATGTTAGTGTGTTGAAAGTTTCAACTCAAAAATTGATGCAAATATCACCACCCTATTGGCTATTGGACTTCATAAGAATCTATAACagaaagaagaaagtaataactctaacaacaaccaataaaaaaaagagaacgaAAATCACATAAAAAAAAACTAAGTTCATCCactaaaataaatacaaaaattaaactatcaaataaaaatattactTTATAACTCTAACATCCAAATTTATTAtattacaaattattttaaataaaatatcttttaaatttaactttagtttatacatatttaatttaattttataaaatataataatttttaatatttattatatactattatTAATTTACGTCCTCTGTATAGCGCAAATCACATTCTAGTTTTTCTAAATCTCTTTAACCCGATTTGCAATTACATGAAGTCTAAAGTCAAACATAGAATTATTTTCAGCAGTACACACCATTTCTAGCCGCATATTTTGAATTGAATATTCTAGTCAGGTTCTTTAAGGATCAGAACCAACTTCCACCGCGGAAGACAAATCCATCATGCTATTGGCTATTGGATGCAGTGTGGACCACACATAGAATTATGAAAGCACTCACTTTTTTTTTCCGAGGAAGAGAGAAGGAATCATCATATGAACTTGTCCCAAAGACCAATGAGCATGTGTGAAGTCAATGTCTTCTTGCTACAAGGAAAACAAAATACATAAGCAATTAAGCATCACTTTCTGAACCTACTGCTACTACTTCCTTTACCTTCATTGCAAACAATCATCCACTACTTTCCTTGTTTTCTTTCTTCTAATCttgagatcaacatggctgcaaGATTTGTGGGAGAAGCTTTTCTCAACTCTGCACTTGGCACTATCTACGACATGCTGATTTCACCCTTACTTGTCAACTTCATCCAGCGAAAGAAGCTTAACCGGAAGCTGGTTGAGAAGCTGGAGACAGTTCTGAAGGCTGCTCATGCTGTGATCAATGACGCCGAGCGGAGGCAGATCGAAGAGGAAGCTGTGAAGGACTGGCTGGACAGGCTGAAGTATGCTGTGTACGATGCTGAAGACATACTTGATGAAGTCACCACCAAAGCTGCCATTCAAAAGGT from Arachis ipaensis cultivar K30076 chromosome B02, Araip1.1, whole genome shotgun sequence harbors:
- the LOC107626127 gene encoding putative disease resistance RPP13-like protein 1: MAEGLLQQPKSGSTLEEVGSKYFNDLVSRSFFQHSNTDEGYFVMHDLMHDLSIFYGGKFFSRNFELETADKHDACPRPRHLSYDGWIDDSLFSEILEVCGCLKNARTLLYIGFYTWDLSPEEYDPCRLLAQLKHLRVLSFQFLPLDDSISDLIHLRYLDLSCTPMVTLPESMSKLYNLQTLKFTGGYLEKLPSNMQDLVNLLHLDLSSTAIEVLPESLSKLHNLQTLKLRECENLKKLPSKMQDLINLHHLDIEGTKIEEMPKRMSKLKDLQILCYYIVGEREENGIGELGELVNLQGSFRIKKLENVVDSSEAWKARMVDKKYISDLYLKWSSGEDSDIVNSQIEKDVLCKLEPHNDLKYLKIKGYRCTVFPDWVGQSSYHNMTELELWKCRNCCVVPSLGQLPSLERLVIRELDKVKKIGGSFYKGDGTHQHQETPFRSLKSLEFYYMCCWEEWESYECDDDDDDAPFPKLEKLRISECPKLRGDLPTFLPSLKELVISGCEELGCYLPRAPIIRELRIFCKQEARMWDLSLSMLEKLSINGEQQVEYVFDAMSHTQPTSLTLLSIANCSSAISFSGISLPPSLKELYIYDCKNVEFTMQHQQHQSLTNLTIQNSCDSLTSFALPAFPNLKDLRIARRENLTSLEVSQSQSLRELWIEECPKLGKIIRLPASLETLKIRACPLLGEGIERKDPHIWPSISHIPRIRLDGKLILNDSTS